A segment of the Terribacillus aidingensis genome:
GTGCAGGAAAACCCATTGGAAAATATCGCTTCCATGGCTGACACAAATAATATAAAGACGGTAATACAGGGAGGAAAGCTGAAGAAACAGCTTTCCATCCAGTCAGGTATTCCAAGTTGACAATAAAACAGCGGGCAAATGCCCGCTGTTTTATTGTACAAATATTTGACAGAACAACCAGGAGTCTAATAGGCTTAACATGTAATTTTATTTAGTTGCTTACACTATTATGTAAGCGCTTAAATTTGAAGGAGGCGATTGAATGAAGTCCAGTATGCTATCGTTATGGGAAGGGCTATGGCATGCGCATGAAAGAACCAAGCAGTTGCTGCTTTTCGCTGTACCAACCTCAAAGAAAAAAGTGTCAGATCAATCATCGAACCAATCAGGCACCTCCAACAAGGCACCTCGTACGTACAAACGTCCCCAATTAATTGGATTGTTGTTAGGTCCTCTACTGTTTTTCTCTGTCATTTTGTTTTATTACCCCGAGGGATTGAGCTATGAAGGGCGTATGGTATTGGCTACGACATTGTGGGTTGCGACATGGTGGATCACAGAAGCCATTCCAATACCAGCTACTTCCTTACTACCGCTAATTCTCCTGCCAATAACACAAGGTCTTGATGGAGACACAGCGGCTTCAAGCTATGGAGATCCGATTGTATTCCTTTTCCTTGGCGGTTTCTTGATTGCTATGGCAATGGAGAAATGGAATTTGCATAAACGCATTGCATTAAATATCATCAGTGTAGTCGGAACGAGTACCTCACGTATCGTACTTGGATTTATGATTGCAACTGGTTTCCTCTCGATGTGGGTATCTAATACGGCAGCGGTCATGATGATGCTGCCGATCGGGACAGCTATTATTTATCAAGCCAGTCAAGCGGCAAAAGCCAGCAAGCAAGACATCGGTGAAGATAATCGGAAGTTCGAAAAATCGCTTGTATTCGCGATTGGGTATGCAGGAACGATTGGCGGTCTCGGAACGCTGATCGGAACGCCTCCGAATATTATCCTGGCGGCAATGGCAAGCAGTTTGTTTGGCGTAGAGATTTCCTTTGGCGGCTGGATGCTGATAGCCGTACCGATTGTTATTGTCCTTTTGTTTTCGACATGGTTTTATCTGACGAAATTCGTTTTCCGAATCAAGATGAAGGAATTACCTGGTGGAAAAGAGCTGATCCTTAAGCAAAAACAGGATTTGGGCAAAATGTCGTTCGAAGAAAAAGTCGTGCTTGCCGTATTTACATTTGCTGCATTCATGTGGGTCAGCCGCACCTTTCTTTGGCAAGAGGATGCTGTGTTGGAGATACTAGCTATCCCGGGTATCAGTGATACGACAATAGCAGTCTTGGCAGGTGTAATATTATTCTTGATTCCTAGTTTAAGTAAAAAAGGGGAAAGGATTCTTGATTGGGACGTTTCGAAAGAATTGCCGTGGGGAGTTCTGCTTCTATTCGGAGGTGGGCTTGCAATCGCAGCTGGCTTCACTAGCTCCGGGCTTTCCCAATGGATCGGTGATCAGCTTACAGTCTTGGAAGGATTAAATATTTTTGTAATCATCGTTATTTCGACAACACTCGTATTGTTCTTGACCGAAATTACATCCAATACAGCGACTGCTACTATGATCCTGCCTGTAATGGCATCATTGGCTTTAGCTTTGGACGTTCATCCATATGCTATCATGGTTCCTGCTGCGATGGCTGCCAACTGTGCATTCATGCTTCCGGTTGGAACGCCGCCGAACGCTATCATATTTGCAACAGGTAAAATTACAATAGCAGAAATGGTCAGGATAGGCTTTGTGCTTAACATCTTTACCCTGGTTCTGCTCATTCTAGGAGTTTTTGCACTTGTCGGTTCGCTATGGGGACTTGATTTAAACATGTACCCTGAATCGTGGAAATGAATTTGATAGGAGTCTGCCATTGGCAGACTCTGTTCACTAAAGGAGACCACCATGAAACATTATCTAGTAATCGGAGGAACTGGTATGCTCCAAGCAGCTGTCCTTGACTGGAATCAGGAGGGTCATAAGGTGACAGTCGTTGCTCGAACGGAAGAAAAACTCCGGCGTTTATCTGAAGGTGCTGCCCATCCAGAGCGCCTTCGAACGATACAAGCAGATTACCATCAGCTTGAAAGTTTTCAAAAAAAGCTGGAGGATGTTCCGCCGCCAGATATTATTGTAAGCTGGATTCATAGCAGCGGAAACAGTGCAATCCAAGCTCTTTGCAACATATATGGCAATGTGTCAAAGAGGATAGAACTTTTTCATATAAAAGGAAGCAGTGCCCATGATCCGCTACAAAACTATGTACCTCATTATCCTGATACTATTGATTATCATGAGGTCATCTTAGGTTTTCAGCTGACCGGAAGCACTTCCAGATGGCTAACAAATGAAGAAATAGCAAAAGGAGTAGGAGAAGCAGTCAAACAGAGGCATCCTCGCTATATCGTCGGAACAATCGAGCCATGGAATGCCAGGCCGTAATCATTACTCTCCCTTCGTTGAGGAAATTAAATTATTTTCTTCTGAATTGTTCATAACTTAAGGATTCTACCGATAATAGAAATGTGCAACTAGGAAAATAGGTCTAGTTATGCCCAAGGATTAAGCGGAGGGTTCCCGATGAAGGAAGCAAAAGATCAAGGTTGGGCGTTGGTGGCTAAGCTGATGAAGGAAGAAGAGAACCTTGCTGTTGATAGTGGAGAGATTGGATATACCGGGCTTAACGGTAAATTCCTGGCATTGCTCAGTATAGCTGTTTTCGTTACAAACGGAGATGAGCGTGCACTTCGGCAGCAATTCGAAGCTGCTCTCCTGTCCGGCATATCTGTCCAAGAGATGATGGAAGCAATCCAACATTGTGCATTGTTGAATGGGTTCCCGCCTTCGCTGAAAGCTATGTCATTATTAAAAGAAGTAGTGGACGACCAATGACAAAATGCGTGCAGATGATTCTGCACGCATTTTGTCATTTAAAGATATTGAACCAGCCTTTTCGTTTGAAGCGCCACAGCATTACTACGGCAATGACAGCCATCAGCAGCAAGGCCACCGGATAGCCGTATTTCCAGTGCAGCTCCGGCATATAGGCGAAGTTCATGCCGTATACACCGGCAATAAAGGTTAAAGGAATAAAAATGGTGGAGACAATCGTCAAAGTCATCATGATTGCATTCATTCGATTGCTATTGATCGACTCGTAGCTGTCCCGCATATCCGAAGTGAGCTCCCTGTTGGAATCAACGATTTCCGTAAGTTTCAGCAAATGATCGTAAATATCATTGAAGTAGGCCTTTTGATTTTGGACAAAATCGAATTTCTGGATGCTGAGAAGCCGGTAGATCAGATCTCTCATTGGTGCAATCGTACGCCGGGTTCTAAGCAGATCACTGCGGATATCGAATACTTCATTAATTAAAGTTTGAGGTGATTTGTGGCTGTCTTCATCCTCAATCTCGTTCAGCCGATCCTCCATTTTATACAATGGAGGGAAGTAATCATCAACCAATTTATCTATTAGATGATAGACGATTTTTGATGGAGAGTGCTCCTTTGGACCTTCGTTCAAGACTCGCTGCCAAACGTGGTCCGCAGCCATTGATTCTTCAAGATGAAAAGTGACTACATAACGTTCAGAGAGAAAGATATCCAATTCATCTGACATGAACGACTCGTGATTCAGTTCATGAAGAACGAGGAAATGGTACCCGTCATATTCATCGAGCTTTGGTCTCTGAAGGAAATGGAAGCAGTCCTCAATTGCCAGTGGGTGGAAATGGAAGATCTCGCCGAGTTTTTCTGATTCGGCCTCTGTCGGTACGCTAAAATCAACCCAGTACCAGAGAATGTCGGGACTGTTTAGTTCCTGATACGGCAGATCTTTGAGTATTTTTTTGTCACGTGTTATCGCTATGCTGCGTATCATGGTACAACCTCCTGCAATATATAGTCACATTATAGCGCATTCGGAGGCAGAGAGAAAACGACAAGCAGTGTGATTAAAGAAAAGGGCTATGGGGTATAAAATGAATATACAGCCAAGCATTGTAACTGTTGTTAAATTGCTGAAATACTATTTGTCTGAATATTTTAAAATTTTATATGCAAAAGTATTGCGCTTTTTGTATGAATCTTTTATAGTATTCAACAACCTACAACAATCACCATTGCTTAGCCAGCCGGTTAAGCTGAAGGAGGACAACGATATGTCTGATAATCAAAGCTTTGTAACTGTTGGTGACTGGGTAACAGGACATTCGATAAATGATGAATTATTTACCGGGTTCATAGAAGCAGTGAATGCGAAACTGAACACGGTGAAAGTATACGTAACAGAAAGTGACCATAAAAATACGATCGGTAAAACGATCGAAACATTTCAAAGCAAGATCAAGTATTTTCCGCCAAGCGTAGAGCCAAGCAGGGCGCATCTATTGAATCTTATTGATTTATCTCTTATTTCTGGCGATAAGGACTGGTTTTTGCAGCTGACAGAAGAATTGAAGATACTAGACGAAATGGAATCTGAGTCTAATACAGAATATATCCCGAATTAACTGGACCGAGCAGATATTGCTCGGTTTTTTATGTGGTTAAAATATTTATGCCCCAACCTTTATTCAATACCGCTTCGAACTGAATTTAAACGTATAACGATCACTGCGATAATACAATTTTGTGTATTCGAACGGTATATCATTATCTAAATAAGCCCACAGATGCATGGATAAAATAGGGGCTGATTCTTTTATTTCGAGAAGCTTCATAAGGTCGGCTGATGGCAATGCTGGAATGATCTCTCCCAGCCGTTCTTTAATAAGAAACCCTTTGTTTTCTAGATAAGCATATTTAGAGTTCATCATAATTTCTTCTGTCAGGTCAGGGAACATGGCAATCGGCATGAAAGTTTCCTCTAGAATAATAGGCACATCATCCGCACATCGCAACCTTTTTATATAAAAGACTTGGGCCTCCGGTGGTAACTGTAAACGATCTCTGATTTCTTCTTCAGGCTGCATGATTGTAAAAGTCAATAATTTATTTGAAGGTACCTTACCTAATTTGATTATCTCTTCTGTGAAGCTCTGAAGTCGGTAGATGTCATGCTCGATTTTCTGCTGCTTCACATAGGTGCCGCTTCCATGTACTTTATACAGCAGGTTCTCGTCTACTAACAACTGTATTGCTTGTCTTACTGTTACTCTGCTTGCCTGGAATGCAGCAGCCAGTTCCTTTTCAGTAGGTATGGCTTCATCCTTTTTAATATTTCCTCTGGCAATATCTTTTTTTATTTCATTTGCTATCTGACGATAGAGGGGCGTACTTTTCATGATCCCAACATCACCTCTCGTTTTATATCTCTGTGTTGTATTGTAATGAATCATAAAAAAACATACAACTATAATACATTGTATTGAATATATTTCAAATTTGTATTATAGTTGTATTAATTAAGGAGGGAGATAAGTGAAGAGAAAACTGAAAATTGCGATTGTTGGCGGAGGAAGCACGTATACGCTTGGGTTGATTAAAAGTTTGATTGCTGAGAAAGAATCTTTTCCTTTAAGAGAGCTCGTTCTATTTGATCAAGACGAACAAAGACAGAGGATTATTGCGGATGCAGCCGCTATTTTACTTAAAGAGCAATATGGCGGAAACCTCACTTTCAGAAGTACAACTAATCTGGAATCAGCTTGTAAAGATGCAGACTCTATATTCGTGCAAATACGCACCGGCGGTTTGGAGATGCGGGAATTGGATGAGAAAATCCCCTTATCTCATGGTGTGGTCGGTCAAGAAACTTGCGGACCAGGAGGTATGGCTTATGGCATCCGTTCTATAAAGGATATGACAGACTTGGTCAGAGATATCCGGGCTATATCAAAAGATGCATGGATATTGAATTATACGAATCCGGCAGCCATTGTAGCTTATGCACTAAAACGGGAGTTTCCCGACGACAGCAGAATTTTGAACATTTGTGATATGCCGATTGCCATTATGGTGAGTTATGCGAAATTACTAGGAGTAGATATCTGGGACTTGACAGCGGATTATTTTGGTTTGAACCATTTCGGCTGGTTCACCAAAATAGAGCATAAGGATGGAACTGATTATACAGAACGTCTAAAAGAACTAATTATTGAAGAAGGATTTAGGCCTGAAGATGAGGAAATAGCCAATGATGTTTCCTGGCAGGAGACGTTTGCGCAAGCTCGCCAGACTTTACTGGATTTCCCGGAATATTTACCAAATACTTATTTACAGTACTACCTTTACCCAGACAAGATAGTGGAAAAGTCAAATCCGACTTCTACGAGGGCCCAACAGGTCATAGAAGGAAGACAAAAGCGGGTGCATGATATGTGCAGACGGATAGTCACTGCTGGTTCTGCTTCAGCAGAGGATTTGAAAGCAGACATTCATGGCATATTCATCATCAGAGCT
Coding sequences within it:
- the corA gene encoding magnesium/cobalt transporter CorA, whose product is MIRSIAITRDKKILKDLPYQELNSPDILWYWVDFSVPTEAESEKLGEIFHFHPLAIEDCFHFLQRPKLDEYDGYHFLVLHELNHESFMSDELDIFLSERYVVTFHLEESMAADHVWQRVLNEGPKEHSPSKIVYHLIDKLVDDYFPPLYKMEDRLNEIEDEDSHKSPQTLINEVFDIRSDLLRTRRTIAPMRDLIYRLLSIQKFDFVQNQKAYFNDIYDHLLKLTEIVDSNRELTSDMRDSYESINSNRMNAIMMTLTIVSTIFIPLTFIAGVYGMNFAYMPELHWKYGYPVALLLMAVIAVVMLWRFKRKGWFNIFK
- a CDS encoding IDEAL domain-containing protein is translated as MSDNQSFVTVGDWVTGHSINDELFTGFIEAVNAKLNTVKVYVTESDHKNTIGKTIETFQSKIKYFPPSVEPSRAHLLNLIDLSLISGDKDWFLQLTEELKILDEMESESNTEYIPN
- a CDS encoding DASS family sodium-coupled anion symporter produces the protein MKSSMLSLWEGLWHAHERTKQLLLFAVPTSKKKVSDQSSNQSGTSNKAPRTYKRPQLIGLLLGPLLFFSVILFYYPEGLSYEGRMVLATTLWVATWWITEAIPIPATSLLPLILLPITQGLDGDTAASSYGDPIVFLFLGGFLIAMAMEKWNLHKRIALNIISVVGTSTSRIVLGFMIATGFLSMWVSNTAAVMMMLPIGTAIIYQASQAAKASKQDIGEDNRKFEKSLVFAIGYAGTIGGLGTLIGTPPNIILAAMASSLFGVEISFGGWMLIAVPIVIVLLFSTWFYLTKFVFRIKMKELPGGKELILKQKQDLGKMSFEEKVVLAVFTFAAFMWVSRTFLWQEDAVLEILAIPGISDTTIAVLAGVILFLIPSLSKKGERILDWDVSKELPWGVLLLFGGGLAIAAGFTSSGLSQWIGDQLTVLEGLNIFVIIVISTTLVLFLTEITSNTATATMILPVMASLALALDVHPYAIMVPAAMAANCAFMLPVGTPPNAIIFATGKITIAEMVRIGFVLNIFTLVLLILGVFALVGSLWGLDLNMYPESWK
- a CDS encoding carboxymuconolactone decarboxylase family protein encodes the protein MKEAKDQGWALVAKLMKEEENLAVDSGEIGYTGLNGKFLALLSIAVFVTNGDERALRQQFEAALLSGISVQEMMEAIQHCALLNGFPPSLKAMSLLKEVVDDQ
- a CDS encoding 6-phospho-alpha-glucosidase, which encodes MKRKLKIAIVGGGSTYTLGLIKSLIAEKESFPLRELVLFDQDEQRQRIIADAAAILLKEQYGGNLTFRSTTNLESACKDADSIFVQIRTGGLEMRELDEKIPLSHGVVGQETCGPGGMAYGIRSIKDMTDLVRDIRAISKDAWILNYTNPAAIVAYALKREFPDDSRILNICDMPIAIMVSYAKLLGVDIWDLTADYFGLNHFGWFTKIEHKDGTDYTERLKELIIEEGFRPEDEEIANDVSWQETFAQARQTLLDFPEYLPNTYLQYYLYPDKIVEKSNPTSTRAQQVIEGRQKRVHDMCRRIVTAGSASAEDLKADIHGIFIIRAAASLAYNLKNRYIVMVENNGIIPNLPSDAIVEVPALLTANGIHAFAVGEIPVFHKGLIEGQYAYERLVCEAYFEKDYRKLLQAMTLNRTVVDADKAKRILDDLQKANEEYWPSFQ
- a CDS encoding GntR family transcriptional regulator gives rise to the protein MKSTPLYRQIANEIKKDIARGNIKKDEAIPTEKELAAAFQASRVTVRQAIQLLVDENLLYKVHGSGTYVKQQKIEHDIYRLQSFTEEIIKLGKVPSNKLLTFTIMQPEEEIRDRLQLPPEAQVFYIKRLRCADDVPIILEETFMPIAMFPDLTEEIMMNSKYAYLENKGFLIKERLGEIIPALPSADLMKLLEIKESAPILSMHLWAYLDNDIPFEYTKLYYRSDRYTFKFSSKRY